CACATCCTCGGGGTGGGTGACCTCCAGCATGGACTTGCCTTGCAATTCCGTGGCGGCGTAGCCGGTGATGCGGCACAGGGCGTCGTTTATGCGCAGGAAACGGTAGTCCAGCGACAGAATGCTGGCTCCGATGGGCGACTGGTCAAAGGTGCGGCGAAATTTTTCTTCGTTTTCCCGCAACACGCTTTCGGCCTGTTTGCGGTCGGCGATGTTGCGCACGATCCACACGCTATGGTCCGGGCCGCCCTTGTGGGGAAAGCCGCTGGCCGAGACTTCCAGGGGCACGGTTTCGCCGGCGGCCCCAAGGCCGGTCAGTTCGCCGCGAAACCGTCCGGTCTGAACCAGTTCGGCCAGGGCGGCGGTGAGGCGGCCCTCGGCGTCGTCGATAATGCCGGCAAGGCCCCTGGCCGCCAGTTCGGCTTCGCTGCGCCCGAAAATGCGTTCGGATTCGGGGTTGGCCGTGACAATAGCACCGGCTGCGCCGCACAGGATGACGCCGTCGATGCTGCCGGTGACGATGGAACGGTAGCGTTCCAGGATGTCGTTGTAGGCTTCCTCGGCCTGTTTGCGGGCCGTGATGTCAATATTCAAGCCTTCGATGTAGCGCACCGTCCCGGACTCGTCGCGCACCAGCCGGGCGGCCTGGGAAATCCATTTGATCGAGCGGTCCTTCCGGAAAAACCGGGTTTCCAGACCGGTGACAACGCCGTCCCGGGACAGCCGTTCCAGGAAGCGGTCCCGGTCGGCCGGGTCCACATAGAGTTCGGAACGCAGGTCCGACAGGGTGGCGATCATGTCGGCGGGATCGTCGTAACCGAGGATGGCGGCCAGGGCCGGGTTGACGTCTAGAAACCGGCCGCCCGGGGTGGACTGGAAGATGCCTTCCACGGCGTTGGTGAAAAACCCCCGGTACTTGTCCAGGTCGCCGACCAGGGCGGTGACGTCGGCGACGGAAAAGACGTAGACCGGCTCGCCCCCCAGCCGCAGGGGCCGGCGCGACAGGACAAACCAGCGCAGGCTGCCGTCGTCCTCCTGGCGCGAGACCAAGGCCCCGTGACCGGCCGGCGGCTCGTGGACCGAGGCGGACAGGCCAAGTTCGCTCCAGCGCGGGGACACGACGCCGGAGAGGTCGAGGCCGAGCAGCCGTCTGGCTTCGGCGTCGGCCTCGGCCACGGCCCCGTCGTCGCCGACCAGCACCACGCCGACGGCTATGGAATCAAACGGCGTCATCAGGCGCGGGGTTAAGGCACGATGACGGTCGAGATGGAGTTTTTGGGCGAACCGGAGACGATGCGCCGGCTGATGGCCAGATAGACAATGGCCTTGCGCTTGGCGTCGTAGAGCCGGTTGACCTCGGTGTCTTTGAACATGATGGACGTGCCTTCGGAAAAGACTTTCTTTTTCTTGGGAAATTTTTCCGGCAGGGTGATCGGGCAGGTCTGGCGGCAGTCGAGCGAGAATTCCGAGGGGTCTTCGGCCAGTCCGACAGCGCCGGAGATGCCGCCGGTGCGGGCCTGGCTCATGTAGCAGGTGATGCAGGGCACGTCGGGATCGTCAAAGGCGTTGACGCAGACTTTGTGGTTGGCTCCGACGAGCTTCCATTCGGTAGTGACGCAGTCGAGTTCTTCGGCCAGAGCCGGGCAAGCGGCGGCCCACAGGACAGCGGCGGCAAACAGGCAACAGAGGATGTGGCGCATAATCGGCCTCGTGGTTCGGGTTGGCTTTCTTGACGGCAACCCTACGCCAAAAGCGGCCTCTTCGCCAGACAGGGGAAAGGCGGGTCAACCTGCGGCCGGCATCGCTTCCGCGTTCGGGCCGGGGATTGGGGCACATTGCGACAGGGGAGTCTGCGACTCGTATCGTGTCCGATGAAAAAAACCATTCTCGAATGGTGTCTGCGTCGTTGCAGGAGGGCATTGCACCGGCGCGATACGAGGCGGGGGGGGGACAGGTCAGGGGGCCAGCCAGCGTTGGCTGCGCCGGGACAGGCGGGCGGCGAGTGCGCCTGAGAGCAGGCGGGCCAGAATGCTGACCGCCACGATGCACACCGACATGGCTGCGGCCGGGGCGGTGTCGCCGGCGTCGTCCATGTTGGCCACGGCCACCGAGGCCAACGGGATGTCGGCGCTGTAGAGAAAGATCACGGCCGAGACCGTGGCCATGGCGTTGACAAAGAGAAATTGGGCGATTTCCAGGACGGCCGGCAGGCATACCGGCACAGTGACCCGCCAGAAGGTCTTGTAGAAGGGCACGGCCATGGACTCCGAGACCGCTTCAAATTCCTTGTCGAGCTGCTTGAGCGCTGTGGTGGCGGTCAGAAAACACACCGAATAAAAATGCACGACATTGGCAAGCACCAGGATGCCCATGGTGCCGTAGAGCCAATGCACCGGGTTTGGCAGATCGACGCCGGCCAGGCGCCAGCCCGGGGCGTTGAAAAAAAAGATGTAGGCCAGGCCGATGACCAGGCCCGGCAGGGCCAGCGGGACCATGGCCAGGAAATAGGCCGTCTGGCGCAGGGCCGAGGCCCCCTGGGTTTTTTCCACGAGATAGGCCGAGCCGAAGGTGGCGGCCGTGCCGATGACGGCCGAGAGAACGGCCATGGCCATGCTGTTGCCAAGGGCGGCGTAGCCGCCGCCGCCCATGTCGCCGAAGCGAAAGTGGCGCAGCGACAGGGACAGGTCATAGGGCCAGACGCGAACCAGGGAAGCAAACAGGGCTGTGGCCAGGAATGTGATTAATAAGAAGGCAATACAACTGCAAAAAACGAAATACAGACGGTTGACCCAGATCGTTTGGCACGGCGGCAGGGGCACGGCCCGGGCCACGATAAGCGAGGCCTGGCGGCGCTGGGCCAGCCGGTCGAGGAAAAAGGCCAGGAGCGTGGGGAAGAGCAGCACCACGCCGACGGTTGCTCCCATGGCGAAATTCTGCTGGCCAATCACATGCTTGTAGATGTCGGTGGCCAGCACGTTGTAGGGCCCGCCCACCACCTTGGGCGCGCCGAAATCGGTAAACGACAGAATGAAACAGACAAAAACCGCCGAGAGCAGGCCGTATTTGACGCCGGGCAGGGTCACCGTGAAAAAGATGCGGGCCGGCGAGGCCCCAAGGGACCGGGCTGCCTCGTAAAGCCTTGCGTCGGTGGTGCGAAGGGCAATGGACAGGATGAGCATGGCCTGGGGAAAGGTGAAGATCGTCTCGGAGATGACGATGCCGACCGGGCCGTACAGGCCGATGTCGCAGCCGGCGTCAACGCCGAGGACCCGGCTGAAAAAACCGAAAAAGCCCGTGGTCACAAGGCCTTTTCGCCCGAACAGATAGATCAGCGTGATGCCGTAGAGGAGGGTGGGGGCAAAAAGCGGGGCCATGGCCAGCCCCCGGAAAAATCCCTTGCCCGGCATGGCCGTGCGGGTCAGGCCGTAGGCAAAGGCAAAGCCCAGGGGCACGGCCAGGGCCGTGGTCGCCAGGGCCACGCGAAGGCTGTTGGCCAAGGACCGGGACAGGGCCGGGTTGGCGAAATAGGCCCGGAAATTGGCCAGTCCGACAAAGGCGTCGTTGCCGTCGTACAGGCTTTTGGCCAGGAGTTGGCCAAGGGGCAGCACCACTGCCAGTCCCAGCCACAACACCACCCCCAGGAGCAGGAGCGTCCGGATCCGGCGTTCGGAGAAAAACGGTTCCCGCCAGTCGGACTGGTCCGGGACGCTCAGGACGGCGTGGCGGGTCATGTCGGTTCCGATGGCGTTTCCTGCCGCAGCCGGGCCGGGGAGGGAAACGGTTTGCCGTCCTGTCCGGTCAGGCCGCCAGATAGGCGCTGACCCGGTCGG
The sequence above is drawn from the Desulfovibrio sp. TomC genome and encodes:
- a CDS encoding CreA family protein; translation: MRHILCCLFAAAVLWAAACPALAEELDCVTTEWKLVGANHKVCVNAFDDPDVPCITCYMSQARTGGISGAVGLAEDPSEFSLDCRQTCPITLPEKFPKKKKVFSEGTSIMFKDTEVNRLYDAKRKAIVYLAISRRIVSGSPKNSISTVIVP
- a CDS encoding putative 2-aminoethylphosphonate ABC transporter permease subunit encodes the protein MTRHAVLSVPDQSDWREPFFSERRIRTLLLLGVVLWLGLAVVLPLGQLLAKSLYDGNDAFVGLANFRAYFANPALSRSLANSLRVALATTALAVPLGFAFAYGLTRTAMPGKGFFRGLAMAPLFAPTLLYGITLIYLFGRKGLVTTGFFGFFSRVLGVDAGCDIGLYGPVGIVISETIFTFPQAMLILSIALRTTDARLYEAARSLGASPARIFFTVTLPGVKYGLLSAVFVCFILSFTDFGAPKVVGGPYNVLATDIYKHVIGQQNFAMGATVGVVLLFPTLLAFFLDRLAQRRQASLIVARAVPLPPCQTIWVNRLYFVFCSCIAFLLITFLATALFASLVRVWPYDLSLSLRHFRFGDMGGGGYAALGNSMAMAVLSAVIGTAATFGSAYLVEKTQGASALRQTAYFLAMVPLALPGLVIGLAYIFFFNAPGWRLAGVDLPNPVHWLYGTMGILVLANVVHFYSVCFLTATTALKQLDKEFEAVSESMAVPFYKTFWRVTVPVCLPAVLEIAQFLFVNAMATVSAVIFLYSADIPLASVAVANMDDAGDTAPAAAMSVCIVAVSILARLLSGALAARLSRRSQRWLAP